The sequence GTCTACTTCCACGGCGGCGGTTTCGTCGTCGGCGGTTATCCGACGCACGGCAACCTCTGTGAGGTCATCTCTGCCCGCGCGGACATCCATGTGCTGTTCGTCGACTACCGGCTCGCACCCGAGCACAAGGCGCCCGCAGCGGCCGAAGACGCGTACGCCGCCTATCGGTGGGCTTGCGACCACGCCGCCGATCTTTCGGCCGACGCGGGCCGGGTCGCGGTCGGCGGAGACAGCGCGGGCGGCAACCTGGCCGCGGTGGTGACACAGCGCGCCCGCAACGAGAGTGCACCGCTTCCTTTCATGCAGCTGCTTCTCTACCCGATGTGCGACTTCACCGCCCACACACGCTCGATGGATCTCTTCGCCGACGGCTTCTTCCTGCGTCGCTGGGACATGGACTTCTGCCATGAGCAGTACGTCGGCGGCTCCGGTGTCGATCCGTCCGATCCGCAGGTCTCGCCTCTGCTGGCCTCCGATCTCTCCGGGCTGCCGCCCGCCCTGCTCGTGACCGCGGGCTTCGATCCGCTGCTGGATCAGGACCGCCAATTCGCGGCCGCCCTGTCATCGGCCGGTGTCGCGGTCGACATGCTCGAGTTCGGTTCGATGATCCACGCCTTTCCCAACTTCTTCGGGCTGGGCGGCGGCGCGGCGGTGGCGACCGATGACATCATCGCGGCCCTGCGTGCGCATCTGCACCGGAGCTGACGAGCCGGCGAGACCTCGCCGGTACCCTTGACCCCGTGGCCACGAAATCCAAGAAGACCAGCTACGACCTCAACGCCGCCGACCGCAGGCGCAACATGCTGATTCAGATTGGTCTGACCGCGGTCGTCGTGCTCCTCGGCGTCGGGCTGGTGCTCTACATCGTCATGGGTGCCGACAAGAAGCCGGAGTCAGGCGAGGCCAAATCGATCCGAGTGACGTCGAGCAAGCTCATCACCAAAGAGGGGACCTCCGAACCGAAGGCGGTGCTGGGGCTGTACGAGGACTTCCTCTGCCCCGCATGCGGCAACTTCGAGAAGGAGTATGGCCGGACGGTGAGCAACCTGATCGACAGCGGTGCCGTGGCCGCCGACTACTACATGGTGTCCATCCTCGATCGCGCAGGCGACGGCTACTCGTCGCGGGCGTCGAACGCGGCCTACTGCGTGGCCGACGAGTCTAAGGACGCGTTTCGCCGCTTCCACGCCGCCCTGTACGCCCAGCAGCCGGAAGAGAACGTCGGGCCGTTCCCCGACAACGAGACTCTGATCAAGACCGCCCGCCTGGCCGGCGCGGGAGGTGGCGTGCCTGACTGCATCAGCAAGGGCCGCTACGAGGAGATGGCGCAGGGCTTGGCCTCGGCGACCGGCGTCAACTCGACTCCGTCCATCCGCATCAACGGTGCGGACTACGAGCTCAAGTCGCCCGAGGACCTTGTGAACAAGATCAAGGAGATCGTCGGGGACGTGCCCGGCCTGGTGGCCGCTTCCCCTAATCCGGATCCAAAGCAACCGCCGGCGCCGCCGGCCGCGCCATGACCGTCACCGCCGACAGCTCGGCCGAGTCCGCCGACCGCCCGGCCGAACCCGCCGTCGACGACGCGAGGCCGGGCGTCGAGGTGGGGCGCGCCAGCGCGCTGTGGGTGCTGATCGCCGGGGTGCTCGGACTGACCGCCGCGATCACACTGACGGTGGAGAAGATCGAAATACTGATCAATCCCGACTATGTGCCTTCTTGCAGCATCAACCCGGTGCTGTCCTGCGGTTCGGTGATGATCACCCCGCAGGCCTCGGCGTTCGGCTTCCCGAACCCGCTCATCGGCGTCGTGTCGTTCGCCGTCGTGGTGGTCACCGGTGTGCTTGCGATCGCGAAGGTCAGGCTGCCGCGGTGGTATTGGGGTGGGCTGGCCGTTGGCACGCTGCTCGGCGTCGCGTTCATCCACTGGCTGATCTTTCAGAGCCTGTACCGCATCGGCGCGCTGTGCCCGTACTGCATGGTGGTCTGGGCGGTCACCGTCCCGCTGTTCGTCGTGGTGGCTGCCATCGCGCTGCAGCCGCGCCTGGAGTACGGGGTGGCGCGCTTCGTCCACCAATGGCGCTGGTCGTTGGTGACGCTCTGGTTCACGGCGTTGACCCTGATGATCCTGGTGCGGTTCTGGAACTACTGGTCGACCCTGGTCTAGTCGGTGCGCCCCTGGATGGCGTTAGGGTTCCTTGGTGATCTCCAAAATCCTGGTGGCCAACCGCGGCGAGATCGCGATCCGTGCGTTTCGTGCCGCTTACGAGATGGGCATCACCACCGTCGCGGTCTACCCCTACGAGGATCGCAACTCCCAGCACCGGCTGAAGGCCGACGAGTCCTACCAGATCGGGGAGACGGGCCATCCGGTCCGCGCCTATCTCTCGGTCGACGAGATCATCAGGGTGGCCAGGCAGGCGGGGTGCGACGCCGTCTACCCCGGGTACGGCTTTCTGTCGGAGAACCCCGACCTGGCCGCGGCGTGCGCCGAGGCGGGGATCACGTTCGTCGGGCCGGGTTCCGACGTGTTGGAGCTGACGGGCAACAAGGCGCGCGCGATCGCGGCCGCACGGGCGGCGGGACTGCCTGTGCTGACGTCATCGGAGCCGTCGGCGTCTGTCGACGAACTCGTCGCCGCGTCGTCGAGCATGGACTTCCCGTTGTTCGTCAAGGCGGTGTCCGGTGGCGGTGGCCGCGGGATGCGCAGGGTGACCGACGCCGATGCGCTGCCGGAGGCCATCGAGGCGGCCAGCCGCGAGGCGGAGTCGGCGTTCGGCGACCCGATGGTGTATCTCGAGCAGGCCGTACTCAACCCGCGCCACATCGAGGTGCAGATCCTTGCCGATACGCACGGGAACGTGATGCACCTCTTCGAACGCGACTGCAGTCTGCAGCGACGCCACCAGAAGGTCATCGAGCTGGCGCCGGCGCCCAACCTCCCCGAGGAGCTGCGCGAGCGGATCTGTTCGGACGCAGTCTCATTCGCGCGCGAGATCAACTACTCGTATGCCGGAACGGTTGAGTTCCTTCTCGACGAGCGCGGCCATCACGTCTTCATCGAGATGAACCCTCGGATCCAGGTGGAACACACTGTCACCGAGGAGATCACCGACGTCGACCTGGTCGCCTCCCAGATGCGCATCGCCGACGGCGAAACCCTCGAGCAGCTGGGCTTGTCGCAGGACGAGCTCGTGGTGCACGGAGCGGCGATGCAATGTCGGATCACCACCGAGGATCCAGCCAACGGCTTCCGGCCCGATACCGGCCGCATCACCGGATACCGCTCACCCGGCGGTGCGGGTATCCGGCTGGACGGCGGCACCAACCTCGGCGCCGAGATCAGCGCGCACTTCGATTCGATGCTGGTCAAGCTCACCTGCCGGGGCCGGGATTTCTCCGCGGCCATCGCGCGCGCCCGCCGCGCGCTGGCCGAGTTCCGGATCAGGGGAGTGTCGACCAATATCCCGTTCTTGATGGCCGTGGTCAACGACCCCGATTTCCGGGCGGGACGGATCACCACGTCGTTCATCGACGAGCGACCGTATCTCTTGACCGCGCGCACACCAGCCGACCGCGGCACCAAGATCCTGAACTACCTCGCCGAAGTGACGGTGAACCAACCGCACGGCCCGCGGCCCTCGACGATCTACCCGCAGGACAAGCTGCCCCCCATCGATCTCACGGCGCCTGCTCAGTCGGGTAGCAAGCAGCGCCTCGTGGAGCTCGGCCCGGAGGGGTTCGCCCGTTGGATGCGCGACTCCGCGGCCGTCGGCGTCACCGACACCACGTTCCGCGACGCACACCAGTCGCTGCTGGCGACGCGGCTGCGCACCAACGGGCTGGTGACGGTGGCGCCCTACGTCGCGCGCATGATGCCGCAGCTCCTGTCGGTCGAATGCTGGGGTGGCGCGACTTACGATGTGGCCCTTCGTTTTCTGAAGGAAGACCCCTGGGAGCGGCTGGCCGCGTTGCGGGAAGCGATGCCCAACATCTGTCTGCAGATGCTGCTGCGCGGGCGAAACACCGTCGGCTACACGCCGTATCCGGAGCTCGTCACGAAGGCGTTCGTCGAGGAGGCTACCGCGACGGGCATCGACATCTACCGCATCTTCGATGCGCTCAACAACGTCGAATCGATGCGCCCTGCGATCGACGCGGTTCGCGAAACGGGCACGGGCATCGCCGAAGTCGCGATGAGCTACACCGGCGACCTGTCCGATCCCGGCGAAAGTCTGTACACGCTGGACTACTACCTGAAGCTGGCCGAGCAGATCGTCGATGCGGGCGCACACGTGTTGGCGATCAAGGACATGGCGGGATTGCTGCGCCCGCAGGCTGCTTCGGCGTTGGTGTCGGCCCTGCGTTCGCGGTTCGAGCTGCCCCTGCACGTGCACACCCACGACACTCCCGGTGGTCAGCTGGCCACCTATCTGTCGGCGTGGCAGGCCGGGGCGAGCGCGGTCGACGGCGCCGCAGCGCCGTTGGCGGGCACCACCAGCCAGCCCGCACTGAGCTCGATCGTGGCGGCCGCCTCGCACACCGAATACGACACAGGGCTGTCGCTGGCCGCGGTCTGTGAGCTCGAGCCGTACTGGGAAGCTCTGCGAAAGGTGTACGCGCCCTTCGAGTCTGGATTGCCCGCGCCGACGGGCCGGGTGTATCGCCACGAGATTCCGGGCGGTCAGCTGTCCAACCTGCGCCAGCAGGCCATCGCGCTCGGACTGGGGGATCGGTTCGAGGACGTGGAGAACGCGTACGCCGGATCAGATCGCGTTCTCGGTCGGTTGGTGAAGGTGACCCCGTCGTCGAAGGTGGTCGGCGACCTCGCGCTGTCGCTGGTCGGTGCGGGTGTGACGGCGGACGAGTTCGCCGCCGACCCGGCCCGGTTCGACATCCCCGACTCCGTCATCGAGTTCCTGCGCGGCGAACTGGGCGACCCGCCAGGCGGCTGGCCGGAACCGTTGCGCACCAAGGCACTTGCCGGGCGGCCGCCTGCCAAGCCGGCCAAGGAGCTCACGCCCGATAACGAGGCCGCGCTCGCGTCGGCAGGGCCCGAACGGCAGGCCGAACTCAACAGATTGCTGTTCCCCGCCCCGACAAAGGAATTCGACGCCCACCGAGACCAGTACGGCGACACCTCGAGCCTGTCGGCCAACCAGTTCTTCTACGGGTTACGCCCCGGCGACGAGCACCGCGTCCGGCTCGAACGCGGCGTCGAACTGTTGATCGGGCTCGAAGCGATCTCCGAGCCTGACGAACGCGGCATGCGCACCGTGATGTGCATCCTCAACGGCCAGCTGCGCCCGGTCCTGGTGCGTGACCGCAGCATCGCCAGCGACATCCCGACCGCCGAGAAGGCCGACCGGACCAATCCCGACCACGTCGCGGCGCCGTTCGCGGGTGTCGTCACCGTGTCGGTCGCCGACGGCGACAAGGTGGACGCGGGCCAGACCGTCGCCACCATCGAGGCGATGAAGATGGAGGCCGCCATTACCGCACCAAGGGCAGGCACCGTCAGCCGTATCGCCGTGTCGCACACCGCCCAGGTCGAGGGCGGTGACCTCCTGGTGGTGGTCAGCTGACCCGCATCGTTGCAGGCGCCTTCGGCGGACGGCGGATCGCAGTGCCGCCGCGCGGCACCCGCCCCACCACCGACCGGGTGCGCGAAGCGCTGTTCAACGTGCTGGCCGCCCGCTTCGCCCTGCAGGGCGCCGCCGTGCTCGACCTGTATGCGGGCTCCGGTGCGCTGGGGCTCGAAGCGCTGTCGCGCGGTGCGCAAACGGCGGTCTTCGTCGAATCCGACCAGCGGGCCGCGGCGGTGATCGGCCAGAACATCAAGGCGCTCGGCGTCGGAGGAGCCACACTGCGCCGCGGGTCGGTCGCGTCGGTGCTGACCGCGGGCACCGAAACCCCATTCGACCTCGTTTTCGCCGATCCGCCGTACGACATCGGCGACGCGGAGGTGAACGAGGTGCTCGTCGCCCTGACCGATCGCGGGTGGACCGCGCGGGGCAGCGTCGCGGTCGTCGAGCGCGGCGCCTCAGGACCAGGCCTCGGCTGGCCGGACGGCTGGACGCCGTGGCAGACCCGCCGCTACGGCGACACCCGCCTCGAGCTGGCCGAGAGGACCTGAGCTGCCCTGATAGCGTCGGTCCTCATGAGCGGCGCGGTATGCCCGGGATCCTTCGACCCGGTGACCCTCGGGCACGTCGACATCTTGGAGCGCGCGGCGGCTCAGTTCGACGAGGTCGTGGTGGCCGTGCTGGTCAATCCGAACAAGAAGGGCATGTTCGACGTCGACGAGCGGATCGCGATGATCGACGAGTCGACGGCGCATCTGCCCAACCTGCGCGCGGAGTCCGGCCAGGGGCTGGTCGTCGACTTCGTGAAGACCCGCGGATTGACCGCGATCATCAAGGGCCTGCGCACCGGCACCGACTTCGAATACGAATTGCAGATGGCGCAGATGAACAAGCACATCGCAGGCGTGGACACCTTTTTCGTCGCGACCACGCCGCGGTATTCGTTCGTCTCGTCGTCACTGGCCAAGGAAGTCGCCTTGCTGGGCGGGGACGTTTCGGAGTTGCTGCCTGAGCCGGTGAACGCCCGCCTGCGAAACAAACTAAAGGGTTAATAACCGACGACCTCGGGTAGCCAGGGGATGGCGCGACAGCCCATCAGCGCCCAACCCCAATACATATCGGAGGTATTTCCTATGGTCGAGACATTCGTGCAATCGACCGACGACGCTGTCCAGTTCCTGACTGACCAGCACAATCTGATCAAGGACTTGTTCGAAGAGGTGCTTTCCGCCTCCAGCGACGAGGCACGTGACAAGGCGTTCACCGAATTGCGGCAGCTGCTCGCGGTGCACGAGACCGCCGAAGAGATGGTGATCCACCCGCGGGCCCGCCACGAGCTGAGCGACGGCGACGCCATCGTCGACGCCAGGCTCGCCGAGGAGCACGAGGCCAAGGAGCAGTTGTCGAAGCTGGAGAAGATGGACATCGGATCCAAGGAGTTCATCACCGAATTGACTCAATTCCGCGATGCCGTCGTTGATCACGCCGAGCACGAGGAATCCGAGGAATTCGGCAAGTTGGAGCGCAAGCTCAGTTCCGACGACCTCGAACGGATGGCCAAGGCATTGCAGGCCGCGCAGGCGATCGCCCCGACGCGGCCGCATGCCGGCGTGGAGTCGGCGAAGCTGAATTTCGCGGTCGGCCCGTTCGCGTCGATGCTCGACAGGGCGCGGGATCTGATCAAGGCTGCGACCGGATAACGGATTCGACGCCCACGGCGAAGACCGTCCGCCGGTTGCGGGCGGTCTTTGCATGTGCCGATATGCCGTCGGCGCCACCCTTGACATAATGTCGTCGGAACGTAGTCAGCCAAAAGTTGACCTGGCCTGGGACGGGACCCGCGAAACCCGACCGGCGACACACCGGCGGCGGTAGTGAGTCACAGGGATAACACCAGGCACACTGGTAACAACAACTACGCCTGGAGGGTGTGCCGTGTACCGAGTATTTGAAGCGCTCGATGAGTTGGGCGGAATCGTGGAAGAAGCCCGCGGCGTCCCGATGACGGCAGGCTGCGTGGTGCCCCGCGGCGACGTGCTCGAGCTGATCGACGACATCAAGGACGCGATCCCCGGCGAGCTCGACGACGCCCAGGATGTTTTGGACGCCCGCGACCAGCTGCTCAACGAGGCCAAGGAGCACTCCGGCTCGATGGTCGCGACGGCCCACGCAGAGGCCGACTCCATGCTCAACCACGCCCGTACCGAGGCCGACCGGCTGCTGGCCGACGCGAAATCTCAGGCCGACCGCATGGTCGCCGAGGCGCGGCAGCACAGCGAGCGGATGGTCGGGGAGGCCCGCGAAGAGGCGGCCCGCGTCAGCGCAACGGCCAAGCGCGAATACGAGGCCAGCGCAGGCCGCGCCAAGGCCGAGGCCGACCGCCTGATCGAAAACGGCAATCTCTCCTATGAGAGGGCCGTCCAGGAAGGCATCAAGGAGCAGCAGCGCCTCGTGTCGCAGACCGAGATCGTGCAGTCGGCGACAGCCGAGGCCACCCGCCTCATCGACACCGCTCACGCCGAGGCCGACCGGCTGCGCGGCGAGTGCGACATCTACGTCGACAGCAAGCTCGCGGAATTCGAGGAGTTCCTCAACGGAACCCTGCGTTCGGTGGGCCGCGGCCGCCATCAGCTGCGCACCGCTGCGGGCACGCACGACTACGCCACCCGCTGACCACCGCGGCTACCCGCGGGAAGGCTCGCCGTACGATCTACAGAATGGCGACGAAGAATTCCCGCTCGCCGCTGGTGATCAACATCTCCCGACTCGGCCGTCGGCCCGGGTCGATGATGACCGTCAACGAGACGGTGCCAAGCCCGGCGCGCATCGGTGTCGAGCTGGCGGCGATCGACGAAGGCGCGCCCCTCGAGTTGGACCTGCGGATCGAATCGGTGTCGGAAGGCGCCCTGGTCACCGGAACGGTGTCGGCGCCGACCACGGGCGAGTGCGCCCGCTGCCTGACCCCGGTGCCGGGCCACGTCGACATCGACCTGACCGAGCTGTTCGCCTATCCCGACAGCACCACGGAGGCGACCACCGACGCCGATGAGGTGGGACACGTCGTCAGCGACTCCATTGACCTCGAACAGCCGATCATCGACGCCGTCGGCCTCGCGCTGCCGTTCTCGCCGCTCTGCGGGCCGGATTGCCAAGGGCTGTGCCCGGATTGCGGAATCCCGATGGCGACCGCCGAGCCCGGGCACGCGCACGAGAAGATCGATCCGCGTTGGGCGAAGCTGTCTTCGATGCTGGAGACCGACGACAAGTGACGGGCGATCGCGCTGCACTGCTGGCCGCGCTCGGGGTCGAGCTTCCCGATGAGCTGCTCACCATGGCGCTGACGCACCGCAGCTACTCCTACGAGAACGGTGGACTGCCCACCAACGAGCGACTCGAGTTCCTCGGCGATGCCGTCCTCGGGCTGACGATCACCGAAGAGCTCTATCACCGCCATCCCGACCGCTCCGAGGGCGACCTCGCCAAGCTGCGTGCGAGCATCGTCAACACCCAGGCGCTGGCGGACGTGGGTCGCACGTTGTCCGACGGGGGCCTCGGTGCGCACCTGCTTCTGGGCAAGGGGGAGGAGAACTCCGGTGGCGCGGACAAGTCGAGCATCCTGGCCGACGGCGTCGAATCCCTGCTCGGCGCAATATATGTCGAACACGGCCTGGCGGTTGTGCGCGAGGTGATCCTGCGGTTGTTTCACTCGCTGATCGAGACGGCGCCGACGCTCGGTGCGGGGCTGGACTGGAAGAGCAGCCTGCAGGAGTTGACCGCCGCACGCAGCATGGGCGCGCCGTCGTACATGGTCACCGCCACCGGCCCCGACCACGACAAGGAGTTCACCGCGACGGTCGTCGTGATGAACACCGAATACGGCAGGGGCGTCGGCCGCACCAAGAAGGAAGCCGAGTTGAAGGCCGCCGCCGCAGCGTGGACGGCGCTGTCCGCCTCGAACGTCGATGCCTGAACTGCCCGAGGTCGAGGTCGTTCGGCGGGGGCTCGAAGCGCACGTGACGGGTAAGACCATCACCGGCGTGCGGGTGCACCATCTGCGGGCCGTTCGACGGCACGAGGCAGGCCCCGCCGACCTGGCCGCTCGACTGCTGAACACCACCATCACCGGCACCGGCAGGCGCGGCAAGTACCTGTGGCTCACGCTCGACGACGGCTCAGCGCTGGTGGTCCATCTCGGTATGAGTGGGCAGATGCTGCTCGGCCCCGTGCCCAACGAGGGGCACCTGAGGATCGCGACGCTGCTCGACGACGGCACCGCGCTCAGCTTCGTCGACCAGCGCACGTTCGGCGGCTGGCTGCTGGCCGACCTTGTCACCGTCGACGGCGCCGACGTACCGGTACCCGTCGCCCACATCGCCCGCGATCCGCTGGACCCGGACTTCAACCGCGACGGCGTCGTCACGGTGTTGCGCCGCAAGCACTCCGAGATCAAACGCCAGCTGCTCGACCAGACCGTGGTGTCGGGTATCGGCAACATCTACGCCGACGAGGCGCTGTGGCGGGCCAAGGTCAACGGCGCCCGGCTGGCGTCGTCACTGCCTCGCAAGAAACTCGCCGAACTGCTCGACACCGCGGCCGAGGTGATGACCGAGGCGCTCGGTAAGGGCGGCACGTCGTTCGACTCGTTGTACGTGAACGTCAACGGCGAGTCCGGTTACTTCGACCGCTCGCTGGACGCCTACGGCCGTGAGGGCGAGCCGTGCAGACGCTGCGGTGCGGTGATGCGGCGCGAGAGCTTCATGAACCGCTCGTCGTTCTACTGCCCGCGGTGCCAACCCCGCCCGCGGGTTCGCCGGGCATAAATACGCGCGAGAGTGCATGCAAGCAGGCCGACACTCGCACTTCCTCTGCTGGAATGCAGTTTCGCGGATAGTTGTAGAAATAAGCCATGACGGAACTGTGGGTCGAGCGCACCGGTGTGCGCCGCTACGTCGGGCGCAGCGCGCGGGGCGCGGAGGTGCTCGTCGGCGGCGAGGACGTCGAGGGTGTGTTCACCCCCGGCGAGCTCATGAAGATCGCGCTCGCCGCCTGCAGCGGCATGGCCAGCGATCTCCCGCTGCAGCGCCGGCTGGGCGAGGACTACGCGACGACGATCAGGGTCTCGGGCGTTGCCGACCGCGAACAGGAGCGCTACCCGCACCTCGACGAGCGCATGGAACTCGACCTGTCGGCGCTATCTGACGAGGAGCGGGCGCGGGTACTCACGGTCGTACAACGTGCGATCGACCAGGTCTGCACGGTCGGTCGCACCCTCAAATCCGGGACTCAAGTGACATTTGAGGTTAGTGATGCAGGAGTTAGCTGAGGTACGGCTGACCGCATGGGTGCACGGCCACGTGCAGGGGGTCGGATTTCGGTGGTGGACCCGGTCTCGGGCCCTCGAACTGGGGCTGACCGGGTTTGCGTCGAACAGGCCCGACGGGCGTGTCCAGGTCGTCGCGCAAGGCCCTCGCGATACGTGTCAGCGGCTGCTTGACCTGCTGGAAAGCGGAAACACTCCCGGCCGCGTCGCCAAAGTTGTCGCCGAGTGGACAGAAGTCGGCGACGCGATGACCGGCTTCACCGAGCGTTAGCCCCTCCGGCTGTAGTGTGGCCCATCGTGCACCTCAAGAGTCTGACGCTGAAGGGCTTCAAGTCCTTTGCCTCGCCGACGACTCTGCGCTTCGAACCGGGCATCACATGCGTCGTCGGACCCAACGGCTCGGGCAAGTCGAACGTGGTCGACGCGCTCACCTGGGTGATGGGCGAGCAGGGTGCCAAGACGCTGCGCGGCGGCAAGATGGAAGACGTCATCTTCGCAGGCACGTCGTCGCGGCCGCCGCTG is a genomic window of Mycobacterium sp. ITM-2016-00318 containing:
- a CDS encoding alpha/beta hydrolase, with the protein product MAAADPAVRPDFRDRLQKVVGAPTMQAISRMPDRAKRVLLRGRSISIDGKTLDTTLQLVLASSRVAGREGLILSKDPATARARLDATASRFPRVHADVTTSDVSIPGPGGDIPAVHIRPTTSGGDHAPLLVYFHGGGFVVGGYPTHGNLCEVISARADIHVLFVDYRLAPEHKAPAAAEDAYAAYRWACDHAADLSADAGRVAVGGDSAGGNLAAVVTQRARNESAPLPFMQLLLYPMCDFTAHTRSMDLFADGFFLRRWDMDFCHEQYVGGSGVDPSDPQVSPLLASDLSGLPPALLVTAGFDPLLDQDRQFAAALSSAGVAVDMLEFGSMIHAFPNFFGLGGGAAVATDDIIAALRAHLHRS
- a CDS encoding vitamin K epoxide reductase family protein; this translates as MTVTADSSAESADRPAEPAVDDARPGVEVGRASALWVLIAGVLGLTAAITLTVEKIEILINPDYVPSCSINPVLSCGSVMITPQASAFGFPNPLIGVVSFAVVVVTGVLAIAKVRLPRWYWGGLAVGTLLGVAFIHWLIFQSLYRIGALCPYCMVVWAVTVPLFVVVAAIALQPRLEYGVARFVHQWRWSLVTLWFTALTLMILVRFWNYWSTLV
- a CDS encoding pyruvate carboxylase, whose protein sequence is MISKILVANRGEIAIRAFRAAYEMGITTVAVYPYEDRNSQHRLKADESYQIGETGHPVRAYLSVDEIIRVARQAGCDAVYPGYGFLSENPDLAAACAEAGITFVGPGSDVLELTGNKARAIAAARAAGLPVLTSSEPSASVDELVAASSSMDFPLFVKAVSGGGGRGMRRVTDADALPEAIEAASREAESAFGDPMVYLEQAVLNPRHIEVQILADTHGNVMHLFERDCSLQRRHQKVIELAPAPNLPEELRERICSDAVSFAREINYSYAGTVEFLLDERGHHVFIEMNPRIQVEHTVTEEITDVDLVASQMRIADGETLEQLGLSQDELVVHGAAMQCRITTEDPANGFRPDTGRITGYRSPGGAGIRLDGGTNLGAEISAHFDSMLVKLTCRGRDFSAAIARARRALAEFRIRGVSTNIPFLMAVVNDPDFRAGRITTSFIDERPYLLTARTPADRGTKILNYLAEVTVNQPHGPRPSTIYPQDKLPPIDLTAPAQSGSKQRLVELGPEGFARWMRDSAAVGVTDTTFRDAHQSLLATRLRTNGLVTVAPYVARMMPQLLSVECWGGATYDVALRFLKEDPWERLAALREAMPNICLQMLLRGRNTVGYTPYPELVTKAFVEEATATGIDIYRIFDALNNVESMRPAIDAVRETGTGIAEVAMSYTGDLSDPGESLYTLDYYLKLAEQIVDAGAHVLAIKDMAGLLRPQAASALVSALRSRFELPLHVHTHDTPGGQLATYLSAWQAGASAVDGAAAPLAGTTSQPALSSIVAAASHTEYDTGLSLAAVCELEPYWEALRKVYAPFESGLPAPTGRVYRHEIPGGQLSNLRQQAIALGLGDRFEDVENAYAGSDRVLGRLVKVTPSSKVVGDLALSLVGAGVTADEFAADPARFDIPDSVIEFLRGELGDPPGGWPEPLRTKALAGRPPAKPAKELTPDNEAALASAGPERQAELNRLLFPAPTKEFDAHRDQYGDTSSLSANQFFYGLRPGDEHRVRLERGVELLIGLEAISEPDERGMRTVMCILNGQLRPVLVRDRSIASDIPTAEKADRTNPDHVAAPFAGVVTVSVADGDKVDAGQTVATIEAMKMEAAITAPRAGTVSRIAVSHTAQVEGGDLLVVVS
- a CDS encoding OsmC family protein; translation: MTELWVERTGVRRYVGRSARGAEVLVGGEDVEGVFTPGELMKIALAACSGMASDLPLQRRLGEDYATTIRVSGVADREQERYPHLDERMELDLSALSDEERARVLTVVQRAIDQVCTVGRTLKSGTQVTFEVSDAGVS
- the rsmD gene encoding 16S rRNA (guanine(966)-N(2))-methyltransferase RsmD, whose amino-acid sequence is MTRIVAGAFGGRRIAVPPRGTRPTTDRVREALFNVLAARFALQGAAVLDLYAGSGALGLEALSRGAQTAVFVESDQRAAAVIGQNIKALGVGGATLRRGSVASVLTAGTETPFDLVFADPPYDIGDAEVNEVLVALTDRGWTARGSVAVVERGASGPGLGWPDGWTPWQTRRYGDTRLELAERT
- a CDS encoding acylphosphatase, which gives rise to MQELAEVRLTAWVHGHVQGVGFRWWTRSRALELGLTGFASNRPDGRVQVVAQGPRDTCQRLLDLLESGNTPGRVAKVVAEWTEVGDAMTGFTER
- the sepIVA gene encoding cell division protein SepIVA, translated to MYRVFEALDELGGIVEEARGVPMTAGCVVPRGDVLELIDDIKDAIPGELDDAQDVLDARDQLLNEAKEHSGSMVATAHAEADSMLNHARTEADRLLADAKSQADRMVAEARQHSERMVGEAREEAARVSATAKREYEASAGRAKAEADRLIENGNLSYERAVQEGIKEQQRLVSQTEIVQSATAEATRLIDTAHAEADRLRGECDIYVDSKLAEFEEFLNGTLRSVGRGRHQLRTAAGTHDYATR
- the rnc gene encoding ribonuclease III, yielding MTGDRAALLAALGVELPDELLTMALTHRSYSYENGGLPTNERLEFLGDAVLGLTITEELYHRHPDRSEGDLAKLRASIVNTQALADVGRTLSDGGLGAHLLLGKGEENSGGADKSSILADGVESLLGAIYVEHGLAVVREVILRLFHSLIETAPTLGAGLDWKSSLQELTAARSMGAPSYMVTATGPDHDKEFTATVVVMNTEYGRGVGRTKKEAELKAAAAAWTALSASNVDA
- a CDS encoding hemerythrin domain-containing protein, giving the protein MVETFVQSTDDAVQFLTDQHNLIKDLFEEVLSASSDEARDKAFTELRQLLAVHETAEEMVIHPRARHELSDGDAIVDARLAEEHEAKEQLSKLEKMDIGSKEFITELTQFRDAVVDHAEHEESEEFGKLERKLSSDDLERMAKALQAAQAIAPTRPHAGVESAKLNFAVGPFASMLDRARDLIKAATG
- a CDS encoding DUF177 domain-containing protein; this translates as MATKNSRSPLVINISRLGRRPGSMMTVNETVPSPARIGVELAAIDEGAPLELDLRIESVSEGALVTGTVSAPTTGECARCLTPVPGHVDIDLTELFAYPDSTTEATTDADEVGHVVSDSIDLEQPIIDAVGLALPFSPLCGPDCQGLCPDCGIPMATAEPGHAHEKIDPRWAKLSSMLETDDK
- a CDS encoding thioredoxin domain-containing protein, whose protein sequence is MATKSKKTSYDLNAADRRRNMLIQIGLTAVVVLLGVGLVLYIVMGADKKPESGEAKSIRVTSSKLITKEGTSEPKAVLGLYEDFLCPACGNFEKEYGRTVSNLIDSGAVAADYYMVSILDRAGDGYSSRASNAAYCVADESKDAFRRFHAALYAQQPEENVGPFPDNETLIKTARLAGAGGGVPDCISKGRYEEMAQGLASATGVNSTPSIRINGADYELKSPEDLVNKIKEIVGDVPGLVAASPNPDPKQPPAPPAAP
- the mutM gene encoding DNA-formamidopyrimidine glycosylase; amino-acid sequence: MPELPEVEVVRRGLEAHVTGKTITGVRVHHLRAVRRHEAGPADLAARLLNTTITGTGRRGKYLWLTLDDGSALVVHLGMSGQMLLGPVPNEGHLRIATLLDDGTALSFVDQRTFGGWLLADLVTVDGADVPVPVAHIARDPLDPDFNRDGVVTVLRRKHSEIKRQLLDQTVVSGIGNIYADEALWRAKVNGARLASSLPRKKLAELLDTAAEVMTEALGKGGTSFDSLYVNVNGESGYFDRSLDAYGREGEPCRRCGAVMRRESFMNRSSFYCPRCQPRPRVRRA
- the coaD gene encoding pantetheine-phosphate adenylyltransferase, with the protein product MSGAVCPGSFDPVTLGHVDILERAAAQFDEVVVAVLVNPNKKGMFDVDERIAMIDESTAHLPNLRAESGQGLVVDFVKTRGLTAIIKGLRTGTDFEYELQMAQMNKHIAGVDTFFVATTPRYSFVSSSLAKEVALLGGDVSELLPEPVNARLRNKLKG